In Mytilus trossulus isolate FHL-02 unplaced genomic scaffold, PNRI_Mtr1.1.1.hap1 h1tg000128l__unscaffolded, whole genome shotgun sequence, one DNA window encodes the following:
- the LOC134700303 gene encoding uncharacterized protein LOC134700303 — translation MDELEQQILNELDFAENKVRIKTNKVIADLSEKTQHADVLQQNIASVKEHGSDLQTYIGSKMIEADVGIEEKYIQSLTKDGSLQQNLLKCKIDDKISRLTSIKTFGNISVEPGCLSVTLKTEKEKQAQILTNIPIPIERTVDNIKLLIASKIDMTGDLFKKSDIRGAVILSNGQMLFADCTQRKLILINKDGKLAKTVLVTSGPYDVSIISDRTVAMSAFRAVHIIDIDSEDIKDNINTHGECQGIDYHSARGMIVCYVKSRGIQSIQLFDKTISTIVQVRGDSKTGSFYIAVHGDSIYESRAEQHTITCYSLVGEKRWVYNNTDLLASPMAISVDDNSNLFVSSNFTNSLVALSADGTICKQLLSFEDGITRPLALYFDVKKNILLYAKKSGPAFIYNVS, via the coding sequence ATGGATGAACTAGAACAACAGATATTGAACGAACTAGATTTTGCAGAAAATAAAGttagaattaaaacaaataaagtgaTAGCAGATCTTTCTGAGAAAACACAACATGCAGATGTCTTGCAACAAAACATAGCATCTGTGAAGGAACACGGGTCAGACCTTCAGACATATATAGGCAGTAAAATGATTGAAGCTGATGTGGGAATCGAGGAGAAATATATCCAGTCTTTAACAAAGGATGGAAGCCTTCAACAAAATCTCTTGAAATGCAAAATTGATGATAAAATATCAAGGTTAACATCAATTAAAACCTTTGGAAACATATCTGTAGAACCAGGATGTTTATCAGTAacattaaaaacagaaaaggaAAAGCAGGCCcaaattttaacaaacattCCTATACCCATCGAAAGAACTGTtgataatattaaactgttaattGCATCCAAAATTGATATGACTGgagatttgtttaaaaaatctgaTATCCGGGGGGCCGTCATATTATCTAACGGACAAATGTTATTTGCAGATTGTACTCAACGTAAGCTTATCTTGATCAATAAAGATGGTAAGCTCGCAAAAACCGTATTAGTGACTAGTGGGCCATATGACGTTTCCATCATTAGTGACAGAACAGTAGCAATGTCAGCATTTCGTGCCGTTCATATTATTGACATCGATTCAGAGGATATTAAAGACAATATCAATACACACGGAGAGTGTCAGggcatagattaccatagcGCAAGAGGAATGATAGTATGCTATGTAAAATCAAGAGGAATTCAGTCGATTCAATTATTCGATAAGACAATTTCAACTATCGTACAAGTAAGAGGTGATTCGAAGACGGGTTCGTTCTATATTGCTGTCCATGGCGATAGTATTTACGAATCCAGGGCAGAACAACATACTATAACATGTTATTCCTTAGTTGGAGAGAAAAGGTGGGTTTACAACAACACTGACCTATTGGCTTCTCCTATGGCTATTTCCGTTGATGACAACTCAAACTTGTTTGTTTCCTCTAATTTTACAAACAGTTTAGTTGCACTGTCGGCTGATGGAACAATATGCAAGCAGCTTCTCAGTTTCGAAGACGGAATCACGCGTCCGTTGGCCTTATATTTTGATGTTAAGAAGAACATCCTGCTTTATGCAAAGAAAAGTGGACCAgcctttatatataatgtatcgTAA